The Hoplias malabaricus isolate fHopMal1 chromosome 9, fHopMal1.hap1, whole genome shotgun sequence genome contains a region encoding:
- the LOC136707067 gene encoding uncharacterized protein → MLNLKHMEMDISTIMAYRTIVALGTQMSTMGVYTVHTELSNYFENLLWTFEREGMHITDKVPGHNELTWLQLLEKLNGVRLSVDPQDKNKMRIEFTFSMDGEINRYNYVRKNDNSRLLLEADMNIENDREFFDKNQLDVIKYKVNTIYNNYCNNPGNLNRGKRQMPSICRLTEDEAEKDYVIKENTLTIEDNQVKVQLVNRYNPEDTHEVSYPLEEPFYTKQIKETAKHTTSMFKASGFQVLENVNDVMVKFGIFAGFIGAGKFFAENDTVRGAVTLTQSLHGLGDITGVNQQISRMSQDVFQKSLQKAASKLGMEETFTKFSSSVERFGESAAGRVLKNVPIVGLAFQGYFIEEDTKAIQNLNRSDPNQNKYFGLEVTNLVLDVSITALMVADVAAAVVFPPAALALQSIIIGLTIVRMTIGDFYCDVVSELDKLPQGAGDGYKTVAVIVGIVEGAVDFATGGMLRELEQLDEEVRQNQELLHNLSTPESYYKIIADNGNTSTLDLMEGVLSQRGGFVTVQLLDNGHVTIQVGGVDDGNGQIKTIEKTFYDPSIQNIVLGVGESSEFLYSQKAAHLWWIIPVKYAKVISGEIKLSSSLFGRYYGNDRINRFWAIQPPSKNPDAEFIIRNYHYSIYGHGGDDSFFLGPQNSVLSGGEGRDFYVFPTTGTHTNIDNFSFDMLEDYMLIKAPFSHIDCLRDHTDLLLLYGPQNYRIKIKDWFAHSDTANYQHMTFKSADGVTFKVVDKGLINNRFHVVCVPELLDKTNSGCSVILRLEDKFESVITVLGSNFSDTITGNKKNNVLNGRHGADLLEGGEGADTYEIFQGEGCDTINNYATDEKMDLIVFQVPFIRIQADLQGEDLLVVDEENISSTCVRLKHWTTSTLYQHVAFLSSDHVMFHISGNDSKLAMTALMVDLSRDTYGSTVNLSDTYQHLPYVITIFDSAHNDVLMGNALGNFLSCSGGTDHLEGAGGSDKYVIKSGCKKAYISNFAEDHVSDVLFLEHPFLKITLMYQWPDVVLKVDDTNVEVHLQNWLKGKEFQHLLLQTIDGVISMLPSNSSEPEVITPIEINLSQENCTENKKTFDLSEDPFGKVGRFQAKSSSCSYSVIGNSLNNYIDPGIGNAMKYQYLMGGNGSDTYVLGHGYGYENEIDNEAIDMKTDYLFLDVLYKDITVQLDKPNIMLFSTSRNDSVRVRLLRYLQGPEHQHLVIKSSDGYLFKVNPLFDPYKSVISIDTSTSTKSCNISCAMGEEFLQVSHIYGASHFSNYITGSKSSSVIKGGNKNDHLEGNEGNDRIEGGAGDDIIIGNGGEDVLLGGEGDDELKCGAGNDLIYGGRGSDKVDGGPGYDTLFFSGDVRTSTGVKVDLISGRGEWADAEGDTYTDVESVSGTNYNDVLIGDDEDNELEGKFGNDTLIPGQGSDLLFGGPGNDLYILDDCSGVKNINNFASDEAQDYILIRNFSYSDACYFLLEGNLVISFSYNDSLLSLIQQNNLVIFLENWNKNDSSYQHVDFVFANDTLVSGFVFTSAPEIRPTLSKLNSTSPVLSVREASETTVEIEITTSSGFNYKEYSEDTELKFYLEVSDDLFFTDSVHWEHQTSVHVSGLLSGVLYTFQLYVTQCEFPLLVIAETTRRTTPNPPTSVNVTHISHSNAVITWTAPSSNTDPNSRKYTYVIDVKDGDITVTQITTNLTSAEVTGLKPKTVYTFSVLSDIEGMKSQEVTVHSTTPNLCPTFSAPEGTRVLDEEMTDNGPVAVLECKEGFQQISNLEILCLEKISSSPCAPKSCTYEGSVFPHRSTTRNYCFNNEIYSQCILGKFDPPIPKCCPNPSGVRTIPCRHPFRQFYPHMRHSYEPFIIPPIRTPYRHSSLCVTFVCPSGYRLSGPSELDCDLRTGQWSEDHLPSCYQVLCPNPPQDPHGTFPALSGHSGPFTEGDTLELECSDMYHPSPKDRIVCRDGDWESSSCEPNARLTETYSQDYKLYGKLEQWTSGTWTRYITLNAEALARFCCEQRMFVFVGISGGLVSCSKLKLDTRGKDYEGIPAANEGNGWSNVCIQDKSAARSFCGKLFPNQEGTVTLKTSKFTAGYTYACEQYGDCRLQRKPQQCTSLLHCRTICDPLTVPNGQDCGRSLEGESCSVTCSQPYRLKGSSEIQCTSNGWSENPYCVVTEDCGYDDERGPHSIGCLTKLWTEVGCSVEAPLSPTKDLYHWDFLQSWTVAEVRRHMAKFPRDGVFNYNPYCQVEDECFPGRATVLTSEGNRKSMSELRVGDKVLALNADGELVFSEVILWLDRRPSAVERYVLLTTEDFSEPLSMSADHVTFIARSNGTAASVHTMIPVFAKDLQPGHLIHRYDPATGLLVSRRVTNVQESMDLGAYAPLTVEGNLIVDGHLVSCYALQCLQYFAHLPFAPYRLLHTMRSFSPLFENLFPVQREEEDEGMHWYAIAWYQVGQWFGYPFGKTCYPRELQLYHYP, encoded by the exons ATGCTAAACTTAAAACACATGGAAATGGATATCAGCACAATTATGGCATATCGCACTATTGTTGCACTAGGGACCCAAATGAGTACAATGGGAGTATATACAGTACATACAGAACTGTCAAACTACTTTGAGAATTTATTGTGGACTTTTGAAAGGGAAGGTATGCACATAACCGATAAGGTTCCTGGACATAATGAGCTTACGTGGCTCCAATTGCTTGAAAAATTAAATGGAGTAAGACTATCTGTAGACCCAcaggacaaaaataaaatgaggaTAGAGTTCACATTTTCCATGGATGGAGAAATAAATCGTTACAATTATGTTAGAAAAAATGACAACTCTCGCCTTCTTCTGGAAGCTGACATGAATATAGAAAATGATCGAGAATTTTTTGACAAGAACCAACTGGacgtaataaaatataaagtgaaCACAATATACAACAACTATTGTAATAACCCTGGAAACctaaacagaggaaaaagacAAATGCCATCCATATGCCGTCTGACAGAGGATGAGGCAGAGAAAGACTATGTGATAAAGGAAAATACTCTAACCATAGAGGACAATCAGGTTAAAGTACAACTAGTCAACAGGTACAATCCAGAGGACACACATGAAGTGTCTTATCCTCTTGAAGAACCCTTTTACACAAAGCAGATCAAGGAGACGGCAAAACACACTACGTCAATGTTTAAAGCAAGTGGATTCCAGGTCTTGGAGAACGTTAATGATGTCATGGTTAAATTTGGCATTTTTGCTGGATTCATTGGGGCAGGAAAATTTTTTGCGGAAAATGACACTGTTCGAGGTGCTGTCACTTTAACCCAGTCTCTGCATGGACTTGGAGACATAACAGGTGTGAACCAACAAATCTCCAGGATGTCCCAGGATGTATTCCAGAAGAGCCTGCAAAAAGCAGCCAGTAAACTGGGGATGGAAGAGACATTCACAAAGTTCAGCAGCTCAGTGGAGAGGTTTGGTGAAAGTGCTGCAGGACGGGTTCTGAAGAATGTTCCTATCGTTGGCCTGGCCTTTCAAGGCTATTTTATAGAGGAGGATACCAAAGCCATTCAAAACCTCAACAGATCTGATCCAAATCAGAATAAGTACTTTGGCCTTGAGGTAACAAATCTGGTTCTGGATGTGTCAATAACTGCTCTAATGGTTGCAGACGTTGCTGCAGCAGTTGTTTTCCCTCCAGCAGCACTTGCCCTTCAGTCCATAATCATTGGACTGACCATAGTCAGAATGACCATTGGTGACTTCTACTGTGATGTTGTGAGCGAGTTAGACAAGCTGCCCCAGGGGGCTGGTGATGGTTATAAGACAGTTGCAGTCATAGTTGGAATAGTAGAAGGTGCTGTGGATTTTGCTACAGGGGGGATGCTGAGAGAATTGGAACAACTTGATGAAGAAGTACGGCAAAACCAAGAACTGCTGCACAACCTTTCAACACCTGAGTCCTATTACAAAATAATTGCTGATAATGGAAACACAAGCACTCTGGATCTAATGGAAGGGGTTCTCTCCCAGCGTGGAGGATTTGTGACTGTTCAGCTCCTAGACAATGGACATGTGACAATCCAGGTAGGGGGAGTAGATGATGGAAATGGACAGATAAAGACCATAGAGAAAACTTTCTATGACCCCAGTATTCAGAACATTGTTCTGGGAGTTGGTGAATCTTCTGAATTCCTTTACAGTCAAAAGGCAGCCCATCTATGGTGGATCATCCCTGTGAAATATGCTAAAGTAATCAGTGGAGAAATCAAACTCAGCTCTTCTTTGTTTGGCAGATACTACGGCAATGACAGGATCAATAGGTTTTGGGCCATACAGCCACCTTCAAAGAATCCAGATGCAGAGTTTATCATTAGGAATTATCACTACAGCATTTATGGCCACGGGGGAGATGACAGTTTCTTTCTTGGGCCACAGAACTCTGTGCTGTCTGGAGGAGAAGGAAGGGACTTTTATGTTTTTCCTACAACTggaacacatacaaacattgaTAATTTTTCATTTGACATGTTGGAGGATTATATGTTGATTAAAGCCCCTTTCAGTCACATTGATTGTTTGCGGGACCACACAGATCTACTCCTCCTTTATGGACCACAGAATTACAGAATTAAAATTAAGGATTGGTTTGCTCATAGCGACACTGCTAATTACCAACACATGACTTTTAAATCAGCAGATGGAGTCACATTTAAAGTTGTGGACAAAGGCCTTATTAATAACAGGTtccatgttgtgtgtgtgcctgaatTACTGGACAAAACAAACTCTGGCTGCTCAGTAATCCTTAGGCTAGAGGACAAATTTGAAAGTGTTATCACAGTATTGGGCAGTAACTTCTCTGACACCATTACaggaaacaagaaaaacaatgtccTCAATGGGCGCCATGGGGCAGACCTGCTggaaggaggagaaggagctgATACATATGAAATCTTCCAGGGGGAAGGTTGTGACACAATCAACAACTATGCCACAGATGAGAAAATGGACCTGATAGTGTTTCAAGTGCCTTTCATTAGAATTCAGGCCGATCTGCAGGGTGAAGACCTCCTGGTGGTTGATGAGGAGAACATCAGTTCAACGTGTGTTCGGCTTAAGCACTGGACCACAAGCACACTTTATCAACACGTGGCCTTTCTGTCCTCTGACCATGTCATGTTCCATATCTCTGGCAATGACAGCAAACTAGCAATGACAGCACTCATGGTTGATCTAAGCCGAGACACCTATGGTAGCACTGTCAATCTGTCAGACACCTATCAACATCTGCCTTATGTCATAACCATCTTTGACTCCGCCCACAATGATGTCCTAATGGGCAATGCTCTTGGGAACTTTCTTAGCTGCAGTGGAGGAACAGATCACTTGGAGGGAGCAGGTGGCAGTGACAAGTACGTAATTAAATCTGGATGTAAAAAAGCATATATTTCTAACTTTGCTGAAGACCATGTCAGTGATGTCTTGTTCCTGGAACATCCGTTTTTGAAGATCACTTTAATGTATCAGTGGCCTGATGTTGTTTTGAAAGTCGATGACACCAATGTTGAGGTCCACCTACAGAACTGGCTCAAAGGTAAAGAGTTTCAGCACCTGCTCCTGCAAACTATCGATGGGGTCATTTCCATGTTGCCCTCAAATTCTTCTGAGCCTGAGGTGATCACTCCAATTGAGATTAACCTTAGTCAAGAAAACtgcactgaaaataaaaaaacatttgatttGAGTGAAGATCCATTCGGAAAAGTAGGACGATTCCAAGCGAAATCCAGCAGTTGTTCATACAGTGTGATTGGAAACTCACTGAATAACTACATTGACCCAGGCATTGGCAATGCCATGAAGTATCAGTATTTGATGGGAGGAAATGGGTCAGATACTTATGTCTTGGGACATGGATATGGCTATGAGAACGAAATTGATAATGAAGCTATAGACATGAAGACAGATTACCTCTTTCTTGATGTCCTCTACAAAGATATCACTGTACAGCTGGACAAACCCAACATCATGCTGTTCTCCACATCCAGAAATGATTCTGTCCGTGTCCGACTACTCAGATACCTGCAGGGTCCAGAACACCAACATCTTGTGATAAAATCCTCAGATGGATATTTGTTTAAAGTAAATCCGCTGTTTGATCCATACAAGTCAGTAATTTCCATTGACACTTCAACTTCCACTAAGAGCTGTAACATCAGTTGTGCCATGGGGGAAGAGTTCCTCCAAGTTTCCCACATTTATGGAGCCTCTCATTTCAGCAACTACATAACTGGGAGTAAGAGCAGCTCTGTCATTAAAGGGGGGAATAAAAATGACCACCTCGAAGGTAATGAGGGCAATGACAGAATTGAAGGAGGTGCAGGAGATGACATCATCATTGGAAATGGTGGAGAAGATGTCCTATTGGGTGGAGAGGGGGATGATGAACTCAAATGCGGGGCAGGAAATGACTTGATTTACGGTGGCCGGGGGTCAGACAAGGTAGATGGAGGCCCAGGATATGACACACTGTTTTTCAGCGGAGATGTGAGGACATCCACAGGAGTCAAAGTAGATCTGATCTCTGGTAGAGGTGAGTGGGCAGATGCTGAGGGTGACACCTACACAGATGTGGAATCAGTAAGTGGAACGAACTATAATGATGTACTCATAGGAGATGACGAGGACAATGAGCTAGAAGGGAAGTTTGGAAATGACACCCTGATACCAGGACAAGGTTCAGATCTTCTGTTCGGAGGACCCGGGAATGACCTGTACATTCTGGATGACTGCAGTGGTGTAAAAAACATCAACAACTTTGCTTCTGATGAGGCTCAGGACTATATTCTCATTCGAAACTTTAGCTACAGCGATGCCTGCTACTTCTTACTGGAGGGCAACCTGGtcatctctttctcttacaACGATAGTCTTCTGAGTCTTATCCAACAAAACAACCTCGTAATATTTCTGGAGAACTGGAACAAAAATGACTCTTCCTACCAACATGTGGATTTTGTCTTTGCTAATGACACTCTGGTCAGTGGCTTCGTCTTCACCTCAGCACCAGAGATCAGACCTACTTTATCTAAATTAAACTCAACCAGCCCCGTCCTCAGTGTGAGAGAAGCTAGTGAAACAACTGTGGAAATAGAAATCACAACATCCAGTGGGTTCAACTACAAAGAAtacagtgaggacactgagctCAAATTCTATTTGGAAGTGTCTGATGACTTGTTCTTTACTGACAGTGTCCACTGGGAACATCAAACATCTGTCCATGTTTCTGGCCTCCTATCAGGGGTTCTGTACACATTTCAGTTATACGTGACACAATGTGAGTTCCCTCTTCTTGTGATTGCTGAAACAACACGAAGAACAACTCCAAACCCCCCAACATCTGTTAACGTGACCCATATCTCCCACAGTAATGCAGTCATCACATGGACTGCACCATCATCAAACACTGACCCAAACAGCAGAAAGTACACTTATGTGATAGATGTGAAAGACGGAGATATCACTGTAACACAGATTACAACCAATCTCACCAGTGCAGAGGTTACAGGACTCAAACCTAAAACAGTATACACATTCTCTGTGCTTTCAGACATTGAAGGAATGAAAAGCCAAGAGGTAACTGTCCACAGTACGACTCCTAATTTGTGTCCCACATTTTCTGCTCCTGAAGGGACCAGAGTTCTTGATGAGGAAATGACAGATAATGGTCCAGTTGCAGTGCTTGAATGTAAAGAAGGTTTCCAGCAGATTTCTAATCTGGAGATCCTCTGCTTAGAGAAGATTTCTTCCAGCCCCTGTGCCCCTAAGTCATGCACTTATGAGGGTAGTGTTTTCCCTCATAGGTCTACTACTCGAAATTACTGTTTCAACAATGAAATATACAGCCAGTGCATTTTAGGAAAATTTGATCCTCCAATTCCAAAATGCTGTCCAAATCCAAGTGGTGTCAGGACTATACCATGTAGACATCCATTTCGACAGTTCTATCCACATATGAGACATTCATATGAACCTTTTATAATACCTCCCATAAGAACTCCATACAGACATTCCAGCTTGTGTGTTACCTTTGTCTGTCCAAGTGGATATAGACTTTCTGGACCATCTGAACTTGACTGTGATCTGAGAACAGGACAGTGGTCAGAGGATCACCTACCATCCTGTTACCAGGTCCTCTGCCCTAACCCCCCCCAGGATCCCCATGGGACATTTCCAGCACTGTCAGGACATTCAGGTCCTTTTACAGAAGGAGATACCTTGGAACTGGAGTGCAGTGATATGTACCATCCCTCTCCTAAGGACAGGATTGTCTGCAGAGATGGTGACTGGGAATCCTCTAGCTGTGAACCAAATGCTCGCCTCACTGAAACCTACAGCCAGGATTATAAACTGTATGGGAAACTTGAGCAATGGACATCAGGTACATGGACTAGGTACATcactttaaatgctgaagcTCTTGCTAGGTTTTGCTGTGAACAgagaatgtttgtgtttgtgggaATAAGTGGGGGACTGGTGTCATGCTCTAAACTAAAACTGGATACTCGTGGAAAAGATTATGAAGGAATACCCGCAGCAAATGAAGGGAATGGCTGGTCGAATGTCTGCATTCAAGACAAATCTGCAGCAAGGTCTTTCTGTGGAAAATTATTTCCAAACCAGG AGGGCACTGTGACTCTGAAAACTAGTAAATTTACAGCTGGATACACCTACGCATGTGAACAGTATGGAGACTGCAGGCTACAGAGGAAACCGCAACAGTGCACCAGCCTTCTTCATTGCAGAACAATATGTGATCCCCTTACAGTCCCTAATGGGCAGGACTGTGGCCGCTCCTTAGAAGGAGAGTCCTGTTCAGTTACCTGTAGCCAACCATACAGACTCAAAGGATCTTCTGAGATTCAGTGCACGAGTAACGGCTGGTCAGAAAACCCCTACTGTGTTG TAACTGAAGACTGTGGCTATGACGATGAAAGAGGACCACATTCAATCGGCTGTTTGACCAAGTTATGGACTGAAGTGGGCTGCAGTGTGGAGGCTCCTCTCTCTCCAACCAAAGATCTATATCACTGGGATTTTTTACAAAGTTGGACAGTAGCTGAGGTGAGGAGACACATGGCGAAGTTTCCTCGTGATGGTGTGTTTAATTATAACCCTTACTGCCAGGTAGAAGATGAGTGTTTTCCTGGCCGGGCCACAGTGCTCACGAGTGAGGGGAACAGGAAGTCCATGTCAGAGCTGAGGGTGGGAGACAAGGTGCTTGCGCTGAATGCAGATGGAGAGCTGGTGTTCAGCGAGGTAATCCTATGGTTGGACCGTCGTCCGTCTGCAGTGGAGCGCTACGTCCTCCTCACGACAGAAGACTTCTCAGAGCCACTCTCGATGTCAGCTGACCACGTAACCTTCATCGCCAGGTCCAACGGAACTGCTGCTTCAGTTCACACCATGATCCCAGTGTTCGCCAAAGACCTCCAGCCTGGTCACCTGATCCACCGCTATGACCCAGCGACTGGTTTGTTGGTGTCCCGGCGCGTCACCAATGTCCAGGAATCTATGGACCTAGGTGCATACGCTCCTCTGACTGTGGAGGGGAACTTGATCGTGGATGGTCATCTGGTGTCCTGCTATGCCCTGCAATGCCTACAGTATTTTGCCCACCTCCCTTTCGCCCCCTACAGGCTTCTTCACACAATGCGTTCTTTTAGTCCCCTCTTTGAAAACCTCTTCCCTGTTCAGCgagaggaggaggacgagggaATGCACTGGTATGCTATTGCCTGGTACCAGGTGGGGCAGTGGTTCGGTTACCCATTTGGGAAAACTTGCTATCCCAGAGAACTACAGCTGTACCACTATCCCTGA